The following coding sequences lie in one Capsicum annuum cultivar UCD-10X-F1 chromosome 5, UCD10Xv1.1, whole genome shotgun sequence genomic window:
- the LOC107871819 gene encoding uncharacterized protein LOC107871819, whose amino-acid sequence MSKARIHLKAPLDANVKNLEVKLFNVWGIDFMDPFVSSFGMKYILITVDYVSKWVEAVALADNEGKRVVGFLKRNIFSCFRVPRTIISNGGSQFCNKMFRAALAKYRVKKHKVATPYYPQTKEKDIKRVAANLHPDTTPEGNEDSTSYTSLSPDEATINVTPPELTDVKTEDANVEGQAEADNVETEPENANIVRRKDPQVRESIRWQTDGVHENFYDGLTPTTRGIKRSPREELKGEHQIKTNDLHKFLELERWFNEYELAWMRQQPGAYQLN is encoded by the exons ATGTCAAAGGCAAGGATCCATCTCAAAGCACCATTAGATGCCAATGTAAAAAATTTGGAGGTAAAATTATTTAATGTATGGGGCATAGACTTTATGGATCCTTTCGTAAGCTCATTTGGAATGAAGTACATACTTATTACTgttgactacgtgtcaaaatgggttgaggctGTAGCTCTggctgataatgaaggaaagcggGTTGTTGgatttttaaagagaaatatcttctcttgtTTTAgggtaccacgtaccatcataagcAATGGAGGATCACAATTTTGCAACAAGATGTTCCGAGCTGCATTGGCAAAATATAGGGTTAAGAAACACAAGGTAGCTACGCCATATTACCCACAAACAA AGGAGAAAGATATCAAAAGGGTGGCAGCAAACCTGCATCCTGATACAACACCAGAGGGGAATGAGGATAGTACTAGCTATACCAGTTTAAGCCCAGACGAGGCCACAATTAATGTCACTCCACCTGAGTTGACAGATGTTAAAACTGAGGATGCTAATGTAGAAGGGCAAGCTGAAGCGGATAACGTAGAAACTGAACCTGAGAATGCTAATATTGTTAGACGTAAGGATCCTCAAGTTCGGGAGTCAATTAGATGGCAGACAGATGGAGTACATGAAAATTTCTATGATGGGTTAACACCCACTACGAGAGGAATTAAAAGGTCACCGCGAGAGGAATTAAAAGGAGAGCATCAGATTAAGACCAATGACTTACATAAATTTCTTGAGTTGGAACGCTGGTTCAATGAGTATGAACTAGCATGGATGAGACAGCAACCGGGAGCCTACCAACTAAATTAG